The following proteins come from a genomic window of Diorhabda carinulata isolate Delta chromosome X, icDioCari1.1, whole genome shotgun sequence:
- the LOC130902463 gene encoding ADP,ATP carrier protein 1-like — translation MPFTKDFIMGGISAIVAKTIMAPIERVKLLLQLQRASKQIDTHNAYKGIIDAFVRIPKEQGFHSFWRGNMSNVIMYFPTQSLNFAFKGLYKRFFLVGVDKRTQFWKFFAGNLVSGGAAGATTLCIVYPLDFARTRLAADVGRGIHDRQYTGIINCISKTLRTDGTFGLYRGFCICVQGIFIYRAAYFGLFDTAKGLLCDPHTTPYYVFFIIAQAVTTASGLVSYPFDTVGRRMMMQSGLQEHEVMYKNGFDCVSKIAKYEGLNAFYKGAFVNVLRGIGAALVLVVFEDLQSRFN, via the coding sequence ATGCCTTTTACAAAAGACTTTATAATGGGAGGTATTTCCGCTATAGTGGCTAAAACTATTATGGCACCAATAGAACGTGTCAAACTCCTTTTACAACTTCAGCGAGCTAGTAAACAGATTGATACACACAATGCTTATAAGGGAATTATAGATGCGTTCGTTCGAATACCAAAAGAACAAGGATTCCATAGTTTTTGGAGAGGTAACATGAGCAACGTTATAATGTATTTTCCGACACAATCTTTAAACTTCGCTTTCAAAGGTCTGTATAAACGTTTCTTTCTGGTTGGAGTAGACAAAAGGAcacaattttggaaatttttcgcCGGTAACTTGGTATCTGGAGGAGCAGCTGGAGCTACTACATTGTGCATAGTATACCCTCTAGACTTTGCAAGAACACGTTTAGCAGCCGATGTCGGTCGTGGTATTCATGATAGACAGTACACCGgtattataaattgtatatcGAAAACTCTAAGAACGGACGGTACTTTCGGTTTATACAGAGGATTTTGTATATGTGTTcaaggtatttttatttatcgagCTGCGTATTTCGGTTTATTTGACACGGCTAAAGGACTTCTTTGTGACCCACACACGACTCCATACtacgtattttttattatagcacAAGCTGTGACCACAGCTTCCGGACTTGTTTCCTATCCGTTTGATACAGTCGGAAGGAGAATGATGATGCAATCCGGTCTTCAAGAACACGAAGTTATGTACAAAAATGGTTTCGATTGTGTTAGTAAAATAGCGAAATACGAAGGATTGAATGCTTTCTATAAAGGTGCGTTCGTGAATGTTCTCAGAGGGATAGGAGCAGCCTTAGTGTTAGTGGTTTTCGAAGATCTCCAATCAAGATTTAATTGA